One Clostridium estertheticum DNA segment encodes these proteins:
- a CDS encoding hybrid sensor histidine kinase/response regulator, producing the protein MKYINNNLYRDGKNSLCIGTDVLNINNLPKIIKKYISDALLNGEKIIFFTDDIFYKDIEKNFSSQEQFIRHNINTGNFKIKTYNITAFDYDYKEFLDIIDIISVVKQNLRIIWDFKNVIKRVGKLEAVIKCVEKIIECSKDNVSNMVYIDNSAHNFNRLNRFSNLFGKLIIIDRNREMEFRNKDEIEKAIWMLQSNSQLKYQNKNLVLFNDVFSNIPKSTDENEFKKIIMSKIKDVCDVDFCILHSSLKEQENIIAMDSYYGITKKHKYYLINDAEIIQYLNKFNEIVLNSNVDILLNVSEIVDSKLVDKFKLIGIVSYMAIAVEYYDVAKGVIWIGRYENNRELSKNNIEHLRSICKTAFYLIQEQKRFSDMQNRLIQNEKLKAMGEMAAGITHDINNILTPILGSVQLLKDTIQEKENFKLLSVIEICAYDGMNITNKVKRLTKKYNDDDIQTFSIDGAISDAIDLTKSKWLTESVFKGIKINIIKSLKSNEKVQGNITEIREVFINIIANAIDAMPSGGKIEVITKNKASKVIVEIRDNGIGMSSDIQKRIFEPFFTTKGNNGSGLGLSISYNIILSHKGSMKIESEENVGTSFFVKLPICENIVKSYEEVSKNVIDFKGNVLVIDDQEQIRNVVSSMIKSIAKCKIKTCGCDNLDSELKRRKYDIIVCDFTMPSINGLQVAQKVKEISKSTYFCLMTGWVGSFEGQEMNNVDFVLNKPINKDSLKQMFFDYNTNY; encoded by the coding sequence ATGAAATATATAAATAATAATTTGTATAGGGATGGTAAAAATTCATTATGTATAGGTACTGATGTTTTAAATATCAATAATTTACCTAAGATAATTAAAAAATATATTTCAGATGCTCTTCTAAATGGAGAAAAAATTATATTTTTTACAGATGACATTTTTTATAAAGATATTGAAAAAAATTTTAGTAGCCAGGAACAATTCATAAGGCATAATATAAATACGGGTAATTTTAAAATAAAAACATACAATATTACTGCCTTTGATTATGACTATAAGGAATTTTTAGACATTATCGATATTATTTCTGTTGTTAAACAAAACTTGAGAATAATATGGGATTTTAAAAATGTAATTAAAAGAGTTGGCAAATTAGAAGCTGTAATTAAGTGCGTTGAAAAAATAATAGAATGCTCAAAAGACAATGTTTCTAATATGGTTTACATTGATAATAGTGCCCATAACTTTAATAGATTAAATAGATTTAGTAATTTGTTTGGAAAACTAATTATCATAGATAGAAATAGAGAAATGGAATTTAGAAATAAAGATGAAATAGAAAAAGCAATATGGATGCTTCAGTCTAATTCACAATTAAAATATCAGAATAAAAATTTAGTTTTATTTAATGATGTTTTTTCAAATATTCCTAAAAGTACAGATGAGAATGAATTTAAGAAAATTATAATGAGTAAAATTAAGGATGTATGTGATGTAGATTTTTGTATTTTGCACAGTTCTCTTAAAGAACAAGAAAATATAATAGCTATGGATAGTTATTATGGCATAACGAAAAAGCATAAGTACTACTTAATTAACGATGCAGAAATAATTCAGTATCTTAATAAATTCAATGAAATTGTATTAAATAGTAATGTAGATATATTATTGAATGTAAGTGAAATAGTTGACTCAAAATTAGTAGATAAATTCAAATTAATAGGTATAGTAAGTTATATGGCTATTGCTGTAGAGTATTACGATGTAGCAAAAGGGGTAATATGGATAGGTAGATATGAAAATAATAGAGAATTATCTAAAAACAACATAGAGCACTTAAGATCAATATGTAAAACAGCATTTTATTTGATTCAGGAGCAAAAAAGATTTTCCGATATGCAGAATAGACTAATACAAAACGAAAAACTGAAAGCTATGGGTGAAATGGCTGCAGGAATAACTCATGATATTAATAACATACTTACACCAATTTTAGGTTCTGTTCAACTTTTAAAGGATACAATTCAGGAAAAGGAAAATTTCAAGCTACTTAGTGTTATTGAAATTTGTGCCTATGATGGAATGAATATAACTAACAAGGTTAAAAGATTAACTAAAAAATACAATGATGACGATATTCAAACCTTTAGTATAGATGGCGCAATCTCGGACGCCATAGATTTGACTAAAAGCAAGTGGTTAACAGAAAGTGTTTTTAAAGGGATAAAAATAAACATAATTAAATCATTAAAATCTAATGAAAAAGTACAAGGAAATATAACAGAAATAAGAGAGGTATTTATAAACATAATAGCAAATGCCATAGATGCTATGCCTAGTGGTGGTAAAATAGAGGTTATTACAAAGAATAAAGCAAGTAAGGTTATAGTGGAAATAAGAGATAATGGAATTGGAATGAGTAGTGATATTCAAAAGAGAATATTTGAACCTTTCTTCACAACCAAAGGTAATAATGGTTCAGGGCTTGGACTGAGTATTTCTTATAATATAATACTTTCACATAAAGGTAGCATGAAAATTGAAAGTGAAGAAAATGTAGGAACCTCTTTTTTTGTTAAATTACCTATATGTGAAAATATAGTTAAAAGTTATGAGGAAGTTTCAAAGAATGTAATTGATTTTAAAGGAAATGTTCTTGTTATTGATGATCAAGAGCAAATAAGAAATGTTGTTTCTAGTATGATAAAGTCAATAGCAAAATGTAAAATAAAAACCTGTGGATGTGACAATTTAGATTCAGAGTTAAAAAGGAGAAAATATGATATAATTGTTTGTGATTTCACTATGCCGAGTATTAATGGATTACAAGTTGCACAAAAAGTTAAAGAAATAAGTAAGAGTACATATTTTTGCCTTATGACAGGTTGGGTGGGATCTTTTGAGGGTCAAGAAATGAATAATGTGGATTTTGTTTTAAATAAACCTATAAATAAAGATAGTTTAAAGCAAATGTTTTTCGATTATAATACAAACTATTAA
- a CDS encoding NAD(P)/FAD-dependent oxidoreductase encodes MDYDVLILGGGIIGCAVAYEISKYNLNIAVIEKDYDIADDVALINTAMIYDGVESEDTITSKLERMGNKMMDTITAKFNVPFKRCGSLIIAQTDEEVSMIEKTYKRAIDRGTKDVLILESKYIYEMEPNLNVHIKKGLYSKNTGVVCPFDLALAYGEVAFDNGVKFKLEEEVIDIQEISKGFRVVTNKNKFTCKMVINTTSSENYSIVNEKKPDVNDNKGILKYILLDNNEKQRFSHALFMFNAKGERIYTLPTMEGDTVAAISTKEDVSYTEVVDRVSKITSGVDNMDVKMFLDWPFYDEPMVIDDSGIDNGLIQIKGKHYGQITMTPAIANIVCESVVSKMQCKLKKDFNDKRRESYKFREMADEERESIIKVDKKYGKIICACEKVTEGEIVDAIRRPLGARTVEGVKRRTGAAFGNCQGAHCLNKIVSILARETNKKMTEIVKDSKNSNIVLCRIKEFDSM; translated from the coding sequence ATGGATTATGATGTACTTATTTTGGGTGGAGGTATAATAGGCTGCGCTGTGGCTTATGAAATCTCAAAATACAATCTTAACATAGCAGTAATTGAAAAAGACTATGATATTGCTGATGATGTAGCATTAATAAACACTGCTATGATATATGATGGCGTTGAAAGTGAAGATACTATAACTTCAAAGCTTGAGCGAATGGGAAATAAAATGATGGATACTATAACCGCAAAATTTAATGTTCCTTTTAAAAGATGTGGTTCCCTAATAATTGCTCAAACTGATGAAGAGGTTTCAATGATTGAAAAAACATATAAAAGGGCAATAGACAGGGGTACCAAAGATGTATTAATTTTAGAATCTAAATATATATATGAAATGGAACCAAATTTAAACGTTCATATAAAAAAAGGACTATATTCTAAAAATACAGGTGTGGTTTGCCCATTTGACTTAGCGCTGGCTTATGGTGAGGTAGCATTTGATAATGGTGTTAAATTTAAATTAGAAGAAGAAGTAATAGACATTCAAGAGATATCAAAAGGATTTAGAGTTGTTACTAATAAAAATAAATTTACTTGCAAAATGGTAATAAATACAACTTCTTCAGAGAATTATAGTATAGTAAATGAAAAAAAACCCGATGTAAATGATAATAAAGGAATATTAAAATATATACTTTTAGATAACAATGAAAAACAAAGATTTTCGCATGCTTTATTTATGTTTAATGCTAAGGGTGAGCGTATCTACACACTTCCAACTATGGAGGGAGATACTGTTGCTGCTATTAGCACAAAAGAGGATGTTAGTTATACTGAAGTAGTAGATAGGGTATCTAAAATAACTAGTGGTGTAGATAACATGGATGTTAAAATGTTTTTGGATTGGCCTTTTTATGATGAACCCATGGTAATCGATGATAGTGGTATCGATAATGGACTTATTCAAATTAAGGGAAAACACTATGGTCAAATTACAATGACACCTGCTATAGCAAATATTGTATGTGAGAGTGTAGTGAGTAAGATGCAATGTAAGCTTAAAAAGGATTTTAATGATAAAAGAAGAGAATCCTATAAATTTAGGGAAATGGCTGATGAAGAAAGAGAAAGTATTATCAAGGTAGATAAAAAATATGGTAAAATAATATGTGCTTGCGAAAAAGTAACTGAAGGGGAAATAGTAGATGCTATACGGAGACCTCTTGGTGCAAGAACAGTAGAAGGAGTTAAGAGAAGAACTGGTGCTGCCTTTGGTAATTGTCAAGGAGCGCATTGTCTAAATAAAATTGTTTCTATTTTAGCAAGAGAAACCAATAAAAAAATGACGGAAATAGTTAAGGACTCAAAAAATTCTAATATTGTACTATGTAGAATAAAAGAATTTGATAGTATGTAG
- the serS gene encoding serine--tRNA ligase, which produces MLDLKRIRNNPEEIKALMADRGENFDISIIDEVVALDKRRRDILMEVEELKNRRNTQSALIPKLKKDGQNVDEIMIEMKKLSDEIKNFDVELSLVDEKIKNIMLRIPNIPNENVPEGDTEEDNVEVRRWGQPKNFDFETKAHWDLGIDNDILDFERGGKITGSRFTVYKGQGARLERALITYFLDCHVDKNGYTEILPPYMVNRQSMIGTGQLPKFEEDAFKVANTDYFLIPTAEVPVTNIYRDEILNGQDLPIMHVAYSACFRSEAGSAGRDTRGLIRQHQFNKVELLKFTKPEDSYAELEKLLVDAESVLQGLELPYRIVKICKGDLGFTASFKYDIEVWMPSYNKYVEISSCSNFEDYQARRANIRFKEDKKDKPKYIHTLNGSGVAIGRALAAVLENYQNADGSVTIPESLVKYMGGKTIISK; this is translated from the coding sequence ATGTTAGATTTAAAAAGAATAAGAAATAATCCAGAAGAGATAAAAGCATTAATGGCAGATAGAGGGGAAAATTTTGATATATCAATAATTGATGAGGTTGTAGCTCTTGATAAAAGAAGAAGAGATATATTAATGGAGGTTGAAGAATTAAAAAACAGAAGAAATACTCAATCTGCACTCATACCAAAGCTTAAAAAAGATGGGCAAAATGTAGATGAAATCATGATTGAAATGAAAAAACTTTCAGATGAAATTAAAAATTTCGATGTTGAGCTATCTTTAGTGGATGAAAAAATTAAAAATATTATGCTACGAATTCCAAATATTCCAAATGAAAATGTACCAGAAGGTGATACAGAGGAAGATAATGTTGAAGTAAGAAGATGGGGACAGCCAAAAAACTTCGATTTTGAAACTAAAGCTCATTGGGATTTAGGAATAGACAATGATATTTTAGATTTCGAAAGAGGTGGAAAGATTACAGGTTCAAGATTCACAGTATATAAAGGCCAGGGAGCAAGACTTGAAAGAGCGCTAATAACTTACTTTTTAGATTGTCATGTAGATAAAAATGGATATACTGAAATATTACCTCCATATATGGTCAACAGACAAAGTATGATAGGAACGGGTCAATTACCTAAATTCGAAGAAGATGCCTTTAAAGTGGCTAATACGGACTATTTTTTAATACCTACAGCTGAGGTACCCGTTACAAACATCTATAGAGACGAAATATTAAATGGTCAAGATTTGCCTATAATGCATGTTGCTTATAGCGCATGTTTTAGGTCAGAAGCAGGCTCTGCAGGAAGAGATACTAGAGGACTTATAAGGCAACATCAATTTAATAAAGTAGAACTTCTTAAATTTACAAAGCCTGAGGATTCTTATGCAGAACTTGAAAAATTACTTGTAGATGCAGAGTCAGTATTACAAGGACTTGAGCTACCATATAGAATAGTTAAGATATGTAAAGGCGATTTAGGATTTACAGCCTCATTTAAATATGATATTGAAGTTTGGATGCCAAGTTATAACAAGTATGTTGAAATATCAAGCTGTAGTAACTTTGAGGACTACCAAGCTAGACGTGCAAATATAAGGTTCAAAGAGGATAAAAAAGATAAACCTAAGTATATACATACACTAAATGGATCAGGAGTAGCAATAGGAAGGGCCTTAGCTGCAGTACTTGAAAATTATCAAAATGCAGATGGATCAGTAACTATCCCAGAATCATTAGTTAAATATATGGGTGGAAAAACTATTATTTCAAAATAA
- a CDS encoding GNAT family N-acetyltransferase, with the protein MLKGNKVLLRSVERRDLNIFYDIWCDEEVRKLDGNFVLPPSKEDILNNFNKFVNIDKKYISIVNEKGVVVGYITYKEISGCKNVYVLGIVIGQNFWNRGYGQDSIKVLLKYLFMDMAAHRIELEVLDFNLRAIQCYKKCGFIEEGKKRKTCFSYGDYRDIIIMGILRDEFISGSLK; encoded by the coding sequence ATGCTAAAAGGTAATAAAGTGTTACTCAGAAGTGTTGAAAGGCGAGATTTAAATATATTTTATGATATTTGGTGTGATGAAGAGGTTAGAAAGCTTGACGGTAATTTTGTATTACCTCCATCTAAAGAGGATATATTAAATAATTTTAATAAGTTTGTTAATATTGATAAAAAGTATATCAGCATTGTGAATGAAAAAGGAGTAGTTGTAGGTTATATAACTTATAAAGAAATTAGTGGATGCAAGAATGTGTATGTATTAGGTATAGTTATAGGTCAAAACTTTTGGAATAGAGGATATGGACAAGACTCAATAAAGGTATTGCTTAAATATTTATTCATGGATATGGCTGCACATAGAATAGAATTAGAAGTATTAGATTTTAATTTAAGAGCAATTCAGTGTTATAAAAAATGTGGTTTTATTGAAGAAGGAAAGAAAAGAAAGACTTGCTTTTCCTATGGAGATTATAGGGATATAATTATTATGGGAATTCTTAGAGATGAATTTATAAGTGGTAGCTTAAAATAA
- a CDS encoding tyrosine-type recombinase/integrase, translating to MKKADEYQQKLNIGTLCTDEKLTLQQWFKTWLFEYKVNEIRPSTLSKYEGLYRNYIKNTQIGMVKLKDLKAYNLQSYYNLLTRDNNKTPDTIKTLNKVIKAALTQATTEQYIFLNPCNHVILPKIAPKSEIQILTLDEQLKFIEAIQGHRQRVVFLLGLGTGLRLGELLGLKWANIDLVRMELTVRRTLKKVAIIDLKSGTKVEGSKTKIIEQLPKTEYSARTVPIPSNLIKELKKHMMMHYKERLEAKDLYVNNDLVFPNEIGEPTDERSLKRSYERILKRAGIEHKKFHCLRHTFATRLFEREVPLKTVSILLGHSDIKITADIYTHVMPSEKIKAVDKLNDLFAL from the coding sequence TTGAAAAAGGCTGATGAGTACCAACAAAAATTAAATATTGGCACATTGTGTACAGATGAGAAATTAACTCTCCAGCAGTGGTTTAAAACATGGTTATTTGAATATAAGGTTAATGAAATCAGACCTTCTACGCTAAGTAAATATGAGGGATTATACAGGAACTATATTAAAAATACTCAAATAGGAATGGTTAAACTAAAAGATTTAAAGGCTTATAATTTACAGTCATATTATAATTTACTTACAAGAGATAATAATAAAACACCAGATACAATTAAAACTTTGAACAAAGTAATTAAAGCTGCCTTAACACAGGCAACTACTGAACAATATATTTTCTTAAATCCTTGTAACCATGTAATTCTACCAAAGATAGCACCTAAAAGTGAGATTCAAATACTTACACTTGATGAACAATTGAAATTCATAGAAGCTATACAAGGGCATAGGCAAAGAGTAGTATTTTTACTTGGTCTTGGTACTGGTTTAAGATTGGGAGAGTTACTGGGGCTTAAATGGGCTAATATTGACTTGGTAAGAATGGAGCTTACAGTAAGAAGAACATTAAAAAAAGTTGCTATAATAGATTTAAAATCAGGCACAAAGGTTGAAGGTTCTAAAACTAAAATTATTGAACAGCTTCCTAAAACAGAATACAGTGCTAGAACAGTACCTATCCCCTCAAATTTAATCAAGGAACTTAAAAAGCATATGATGATGCATTATAAAGAGAGGTTAGAAGCTAAAGACTTGTATGTGAATAATGATCTAGTATTTCCAAATGAAATTGGAGAGCCTACTGATGAAAGAAGTTTAAAAAGAAGTTATGAAAGGATTCTTAAACGTGCTGGAATAGAACATAAAAAATTTCACTGTCTTAGGCATACCTTTGCTACAAGGCTATTTGAAAGGGAAGTACCACTGAAAACTGTATCCATTTTACTGGGTCATTCTGATATTAAAATAACTGCCGATATTTATACTCATGTAATGCCTAGTGAAAAAATAAAAGCGGTAGACAAATTAAATGATTTATTTGCATTATAG
- a CDS encoding ferritin family protein has protein sequence MSYTNRYGQPQGFAKLDTNKLREILIAEIIAINGYAEHIANSNMEDINAAWNSIMGDEKKHYGMMLTLLRKYDPNQYKSYKEHIADKSGPKSPMQVFTPNYNKQVILNNIREDIKGEFEAVILYEQMLAIIPYPDVRYAIYSIINEEKGHAEHLTQLLLKYDSDKYNGLV, from the coding sequence ATGAGCTACACGAACAGATACGGCCAGCCACAGGGTTTTGCCAAACTTGATACAAATAAATTAAGGGAAATATTAATAGCTGAAATTATTGCCATAAATGGTTACGCCGAACACATTGCAAATTCAAACATGGAAGACATAAATGCAGCTTGGAACAGTATTATGGGAGATGAAAAAAAACACTACGGCATGATGCTTACATTGCTTCGTAAATATGACCCTAATCAATATAAAAGTTATAAAGAACATATAGCCGATAAATCAGGTCCGAAATCACCAATGCAAGTATTTACACCTAACTACAATAAACAGGTTATACTAAATAATATAAGAGAAGATATAAAAGGCGAATTTGAAGCTGTAATTCTCTATGAACAAATGTTAGCTATCATTCCATATCCTGATGTCAGGTATGCAATATATTCGATAATTAATGAAGAGAAGGGCCATGCTGAGCATTTGACACAGTTATTATTAAAATATGATTCAGATAAATATAATGGTCTTGTATAA